Proteins found in one Pseudomonas mosselii genomic segment:
- a CDS encoding DcrB-related protein: protein MAAYLTQDLVLELGDETPEDTTMNMLTFRQRGTTLVIARSPLAAGQTLEALYLQQLAQLRERLGAIISEPQPVSAGVDRGIHGLEVSLQFKRGEVVSYQRQLAYAPSGQARFVAVSYSKETPLEAVDLAHWEAIKAGLRLN from the coding sequence ATGGCCGCCTACCTGACCCAGGACCTGGTCCTTGAACTGGGCGATGAAACGCCCGAAGACACCACCATGAACATGCTGACCTTCCGTCAGCGTGGCACCACCCTGGTGATCGCTCGCAGTCCGCTGGCTGCCGGGCAGACGCTGGAGGCGCTTTACCTGCAGCAACTGGCGCAGTTGCGTGAACGCCTGGGGGCGATCATCAGCGAACCACAGCCGGTCAGCGCAGGCGTCGATCGTGGCATCCACGGCCTGGAAGTCAGCCTGCAATTCAAGCGCGGCGAAGTGGTCTCGTACCAGCGTCAGTTGGCTTACGCGCCAAGCGGGCAGGCCCGTTTCGTGGCGGTCAGCTATAGCAAGGAAACACCGCTGGAGGCGGTCGATCTCGCCCATTGGGAAGCCATCAAGGCAGGATTGCGGCTGAACTGA